The Treponema primitia ZAS-1 genomic interval CGCCATAGATTATCCCGGAGTAACCGGCAGGACCACCTTTGACCAGGGTGGTGACGCCGCCAAGGTATTTCAGAAGGTAGTAGTAAGAAACGGAGCGTTTGTACAGTACAAGAAATAAATGGCTTAACGGCGGGGGGAATATGGATATATTATTTCAACAGATCATTAATGGTTTAGCGCTTGGTCTGGTGTTTGCCCTCGTCGCGGTAGGTTATTCCTTGGTGTTTGGAATCCTCCGGCTTATTAATTTTTCCCACGGTTCTGTATATGCCTTCGGCGCTCATGTAGTGTTTTTTGTCGTTGGTTTCGGCTTGGGCCCTGTTCTGGGGATTATTGTTTCCATAATAGTAACGGGGTTCCTCGGTATTTTTATAGACAAAATAGCCCTGGCCCCTCTGCGCCGGAAAAAATCCATGGGCATGGCCGCCCTGGTCACCACCTTGGGCATTTCAAATATCATTCAGCATACCCTGGTGTTGATTTCCGGAAGCCACCGTAAGGCCTTTCCGGATTTTTATAACTTTGGTCTTGTTACGGTATTTGGCGTCCAGATTAGTTCACGGCAGTTTGTTATGCTCGGTGTATCTTTGATACTGCTCCTGCTGCTTTTCTTCATCGTTCATAAAACAAAAATAGGCTTGGCCATGAGGGCTACCTCCCAGAACCAGAAAGCGGCGTCCCTTATGGGAATCAATGTGAATAGTGTTATTACCACTACCTTTTTTATGA includes:
- a CDS encoding branched-chain amino acid ABC transporter permease is translated as MDILFQQIINGLALGLVFALVAVGYSLVFGILRLINFSHGSVYAFGAHVVFFVVGFGLGPVLGIIVSIIVTGFLGIFIDKIALAPLRRKKSMGMAALVTTLGISNIIQHTLVLISGSHRKAFPDFYNFGLVTVFGVQISSRQFVMLGVSLILLLLLFFIVHKTKIGLAMRATSQNQKAASLMGINVNSVITTTFFMSGASAAIAGGLVAGYYQVVYPGMGFMIGLKAFAASVLGGIGSLPGALIGGLLVGIMESVAALYIGSNYRDAMAFIILIIVLIFKPAGIFGKKDVIKV